A region from the Streptomyces tsukubensis genome encodes:
- a CDS encoding class II aldolase/adducin family protein, with translation MTRATAHASDSAIEQTWRQLVATARRTASEGLVVGTSGNVSARVGPLVLVTPSGVPYDRLTDGDVTAVDLEGRRVLGTLEPTSELPLHLAVHRSREVGAVVHTHAAHATAVSTLVSELPPVHYMTADLGGPVRVAPYAVYGSEELAARMLTALDGRRACLLGNHGTVAVGATLDQAYDRTAQLEWMCRVWLLASSVPGLAPKLLTPEQLAEAGGRLRGYGQPG, from the coding sequence ATGACCCGAGCGACCGCACACGCGTCCGACAGCGCCATCGAACAGACCTGGCGGCAACTCGTCGCCACGGCCCGCCGCACGGCCTCGGAGGGGCTCGTCGTGGGGACCTCCGGCAATGTCTCGGCCCGGGTGGGGCCACTGGTCCTCGTCACCCCGAGCGGAGTGCCGTACGACCGCCTCACGGACGGTGACGTCACCGCCGTCGACCTCGAAGGACGCCGGGTCCTCGGAACCCTGGAGCCGACCAGCGAACTGCCGCTCCACCTGGCGGTCCACCGCTCCCGGGAGGTGGGGGCCGTCGTCCACACCCATGCGGCGCACGCCACCGCGGTCTCCACGCTCGTCAGCGAGCTGCCGCCGGTCCACTACATGACGGCCGACCTCGGCGGACCGGTGCGGGTCGCGCCCTATGCGGTGTACGGCTCCGAGGAGCTCGCCGCCCGGATGCTCACGGCGCTCGACGGCCGCCGGGCCTGCCTGCTGGGGAACCACGGCACGGTCGCCGTGGGCGCGACGCTGGACCAGGCGTACGACCGCACGGCACAGCTGGAGTGGATGTGCCGGGTCTGGCTGCTCGCGTCCTCGGTCCCCGGGCTCGCGCCGAAGCTCCTCACACCGGAGCAGCTGGCGGAGGCGGGCGGGCGCCTTCGGGGGTACGGCCAGCCGGGCTGA
- a CDS encoding inorganic phosphate transporter, whose amino-acid sequence MEHITLLLAIVIVTALVFDFTNGFHDTANAMATTISTGAMKPKTAVAMSAVLNLVGAFLSVEVAKTISSGIVDEAGITPEVIFAALVGAILWNLLTWLVGLPSSSSHALMGGLIGATVASVGFSSVNGGTVITKVLIPAIAAPLVAGLAGYLGTRLTYRIGRNTDQKSTDKGYKAGQIASAGLVSLAHGTNDAQKTMGVITLALVAGDILAPGSNPPMWVIVSAGVAIALGTYLGGWRIIRTMGKGLTDLQPQQGFAAQTSAATVILASSNLGFSLSTTHSCSGAVMGSGLGRKGGVVRWSTATRMFVAWGLTLPAAGLVAAASEYVTKQGDWGVAAVAVFLVASSAAIWVISRRQVVDHTNVNDVDEPADAESPGVVTTAMAAVTPPPPAGAESGELKATIHSSPSAASSAPETGPASPAAV is encoded by the coding sequence ATGGAACACATCACGCTGCTGCTCGCGATTGTGATCGTGACGGCTCTCGTGTTCGATTTCACGAACGGTTTCCACGACACCGCCAACGCGATGGCCACCACCATCTCGACCGGCGCCATGAAGCCCAAGACCGCGGTGGCCATGTCCGCCGTGCTCAACCTCGTCGGCGCGTTCCTGTCCGTGGAGGTCGCCAAGACGATCTCCAGTGGCATCGTCGACGAGGCAGGCATCACCCCAGAAGTCATCTTCGCGGCGCTCGTCGGCGCCATCCTCTGGAATCTGCTGACGTGGCTGGTCGGACTGCCGTCCAGTTCCTCGCACGCCCTCATGGGCGGTCTGATCGGCGCCACCGTCGCTTCCGTCGGCTTCAGCTCGGTCAACGGCGGCACGGTGATCACCAAGGTCCTGATCCCGGCGATCGCGGCGCCGCTGGTCGCGGGCCTGGCCGGTTACCTCGGCACCCGGCTGACGTACCGCATCGGCCGCAACACCGACCAGAAGAGCACCGACAAGGGGTACAAGGCGGGTCAGATCGCCTCCGCGGGCTTGGTCTCCCTGGCCCACGGCACCAACGACGCCCAGAAGACCATGGGTGTCATCACCCTGGCCCTGGTCGCCGGTGACATCCTCGCCCCCGGCTCCAACCCCCCGATGTGGGTCATCGTCTCCGCCGGTGTCGCCATCGCCCTCGGCACGTACCTCGGTGGCTGGCGCATCATCCGCACCATGGGCAAGGGCCTGACCGACCTCCAGCCGCAGCAGGGCTTCGCCGCCCAGACCAGCGCCGCGACGGTCATCCTGGCCTCCTCCAACCTCGGCTTCTCCCTCTCCACCACGCACTCCTGCTCCGGTGCCGTGATGGGCTCGGGTCTCGGCCGCAAGGGCGGTGTGGTCCGCTGGTCCACCGCCACCCGGATGTTCGTCGCCTGGGGTCTGACCCTCCCGGCCGCCGGTCTGGTCGCCGCCGCCTCCGAGTACGTGACCAAGCAGGGCGACTGGGGCGTGGCCGCCGTGGCGGTCTTCCTCGTGGCCTCCTCCGCAGCGATCTGGGTGATCTCCCGCCGCCAGGTCGTCGACCACACCAACGTCAACGACGTCGACGAGCCGGCCGACGCAGAGTCCCCTGGTGTCGTCACCACCGCCATGGCCGCCGTCACCCCGCCGCCGCCCGCCGGCGCCGAGAGCGGCGAACTGAAGGCCACCATCCACTCCTCCCCCTCCGCCGCGTCGTCGGCCCCCGAGACCGGCCCGGCCAGCCCGGCCGCGGTGTAA